The following nucleotide sequence is from Basilea psittacipulmonis DSM 24701.
AGAAGTCTTTGTGCATGGGGCTTTGTGTATTGCTTATTCTGGGCGTTGTTTGTTATCAGGTTATTTTAACCAAAGAGATCCTAACCAAGGTACCTGTACGAATTCTTGTCGTTGGGATTATAAGCTTCATCCCGCAGCAGAAAGTGATGCAGGGGATGCGATTCCCTACCAAGCATTAGATGGATTTGACTTTGATAAAGCAAGGGAAGAAGCTAATGCTAGTTTTGCAGCGTGTGGTGGGGCACCACGACATCCTGCGGCAGATCAGGTTTATTTGTTAGAAGAAGGCAATCGTCCAGGGCAATATATGCCGATTATGGAAGATGAACATGGCACTTACATTATGAACTCTAAGGATTTGCGTGCGGTTGAGCAGGTAGAACGCTTAGTTAAAATAGGTGTGGATTCATTAAAAGTAGAGGGACGAACAAAGTCTTTATACTATGTGGCTCGTGTGGCTCAGGTTTATCGCCGTGCTATTGATGATGCGGTGGCTGGCCGACCATTTAACCCTGAGTTATTGTCTGACTTAGAGGGCTTGGCCAATCGTGGTTATACACCAGGATTCTTGGAAAGACACCAAACACAAGAATATCAGAACTATTTACATGGTTATTCCATTGCTCGTCGTAGTCAATATGCGGGTGTGGTACTGTCTGTTGATGAAGAGGGTTGGGCGACGATTGATGTGAAGAATCGTTTTGAATTGGGGGATAAATTAGAAGTGATTCACCCCTCAGGCAATATGATTCTTGAAGTCAAAGCCATGAAACTGGCCCAAGATAATTCAGATATGGAGATTGCACCAGGTAATGGTATCCAAGTTAAAGTGCCAGGTATGCAGGGCAAAAACGGTGCTTTAATTGCAAAATTATTATCTGCTCCACATCGTTGCTAATTATTAAAATCAATGATATACTAAACAGTAGGTTCAAGTGATATTATTTCACTTGCCTACTGCAACGCTTCTAGGATTAAGTTTTTATTCGTAGTAGATAAAAAATATTTATAACAACGATAGAAATAATAAATTTAACAAATAATAAAATCTGGGTTATACTTTTTTTAACTGTTAAAAAACTTTTTTTATAAGAGGAAGTGAACTATGTCATTAATTAACTCTCAACTTTTGCCTTTTAAAGTACAAGCTTTTAAACAAGGTGAATTTAAAACTGTTACAGAAAAAGACCTTTTAGGTAAATGGAGTGTCTTGTTCTTCTATCCAGCTGACTTTACTTTCGTTTGCCCAACTGAGCTAGAAGATTTGGCTGATAACTATGCTGAATTCCAAAAACTAGGCGTAGAAATTTATTCAGTTTCAACTGACACACATTTCTGCCACAAAGCTTGGCATGATCATTCTCCAGCGATCAAGAAAGTAAACTACACCATGTTGGCTGACCCAACACATGTACTTTCTCGTAACTTCAATGTATTGATCGAAGAAGAGGGTATTGCACTTCGTGGTACATTCTTGATTAACCCAGAAGGTCAAATTAAATTGGCTGAAGTGAACGATAACGGTATTGGTCGTGAAGCTGGCGAGTTATTGCGTAAAGTAAAAGCTGCTCAGTACATCGCGGCTCACCCAGGTGAAGTTTGCCCAGCTAAATGGAAAGAAGGTGCAGCGACACTTAAACCATCTTTGGATCTAGTTGGTAAGATCTAATTGTATTCAACTCCCTTTGAAAGTTTGGCATAGGCTTAATGCCTATGCCTTTTTTACCCCTATTTTCCTAGTCGATAAGGAGGATCAGATGTTAGATGAAGCGATTAAATTACAACTCAAAACCTATTTAGAACGCGTCAGTTTGCCCATTGAGTTGCAAGCAAACTTAGGATCGGATGAGAAGTCTGCAGAGTTAAAAACTTTATTAGAAGAAATTGCGACTTTAAGTGATAAAGTAACTTATAAAGAAGTGTCAACCTCTGGTCGTCAACCTGCGTTTTCTATTGTGCGTACGGGTACCGATATTGCCGTGACGTTTGCAGGTATTCCCATGGGACATGAGTTTTCATCCTTGGTGTTGGCCCTATTGCAAGTAGGAGGGTATCCTGCGAAATTATCTGACGAAGTGGTGCAACAGATTAAGAATTTACCTGGCGAGTATGTGTTTGAAACTTATTTCTCTTTGTCTTGCCAGAATTGTCCTGATGTCGTTCAAGCATTAAATGCGATGTCAGTTATTAATCCAAAAATTAAGCATGTCGCTATCGATGGTGCGTTGTTCCAAGATGAAGTAGAACGTTTGGAAATTATGTCTGTGCCAGCCGTTTATTTAAACGGTGAGTTGTTTGGTCAAGGACGTTCTAACGTTGAAGAGATTTTGGCTAAATTAGATACGGGTGCTGCTGATCGCAAAGCTCAAGAATTATCACAAAAAGAACCTTTTGATGTATTGGTTATTGGTGGCGGTCCATCTGGTTCAGCTGCGGCGGTGTATGCAGCTCGTAAAGGGATTCGTACTGGCGTGGTAGCTGAACGTTTTGGAGGTCAAGTTCAAGACACGAATGATATTGAAAACTTTATTTCTGTATTGAAAACAGAAGGGCCTCATTTAGCCAGTGCCTTAGAAGAACATGTCCGTTCATATGGCGTGGATATTATGAATATGCAACGTGCGGCCAAACTTATCCCAGGTGAGCAGGACATTACAGTAGAGTTAGAAAGCGGGGCGACATTAAAAGCTAAATCCGTGATTCTTTCAACAGGGGCACGTTGGCGTAATATGAATGTGCCTGGCGAAGAGGAATATCGTACAAAAGGTGTGGCTTATTGTCCGCATTGTGATGGTCCTTTGTTCAAAGGCAAAGATGTTGCGGTCATTGGTGGTGGTAACTCAGGCGTGGAAGCAGCCATTGACTTGGCAGGTGTGGTGAAACACGTGACCTTGATTGAACGTAACCCACAATTACGTGCCGATGAGGTATTACAACGTAAACTTCGCAGTTTAGAGAATGTGACCATCATCACTAATGGTGCTACTTTGGAGGTGCATGGCGATGGTAAGAAAGTCAATGGATTAAGTTACCAAGACCTTGAAACTGAAGAAGTGAAACGTTTAGACTTAGAGGGTATCTTTGTACAAATTGGTTTGGTGCCTAATACCGAGTGGTTAAAAGGTACGGTGGCATTAAGCAAGTTTGGTGAGATTGAAATTGATAATCGTTGCCATACCTCTGTGAAAGGTGTATTTGCGGCAGGTGATTGTACGACCGTGCCATATAAGCAAATCATTATTGCGATGGGAGAAGGTGCAAAAGCCTCTTTATCGGCGTTTGATCATTTGATTCGTTCATAATCATTCGTCCATAAATGCCCTCATGCAACTGTGATGGATTCGTCATGGTGAGCATGGGGGCTTTTTTTATGGGTGAAAAGTTTTTATATTCTTTCGTGATGAAGAACGACGGTGAGTGTGATGTTTTTTATGAGAAGTAGTCCTTGCACTGAGCATCAATAAGAAATAGTTCTTTATTTCATTCATTTATGTTAGGATGGTGGGGTTATCTTTTTTTGGAATCATCCCATGGATCAAAAAAGTGCGTGGATAATTTTTTGTCAACGTTTGCATCGTTATATTGGTGTGATCATCGCCCCCTTTATGTTATTGGTGGCGGTGACGGGGATATTGTATGTATGGAGTCCCCAAATTGAAAAAGTGGTTTATCACGACTTACTGTTTCAAGATAGTTTTGGCCAACCGACCTCTTTGGATGCCCAAGTGCGAGCAGCCATTCAGGTTTATCCTGAACTTGAGCGGTTGAAATCCATTCGTCCCGCTAGTGATCCACAGGGGACAACTCGTGTGATGTTTAGTTTTGATGGGGCATCATCAGGCGAAAGTTGGGCGGTTTTTGTGAATCCAATTACGTTGGACGTGCAAGGTCAGGCGGTGGTTTATGGAACCAGTGGAGCCTTGCCTTTGAGGAATTTTTTAAGTCAATTACACCGAAAACTTGGCTTATCCGAGTATATTCGTGCCTATAGTGAACTGGTCGCTTCTTGGTTGTGGATTGCCGTTATTTCAGGTGTTTTCTTGTACTGGGTAAGTCGTTCTCAATCATCAAAATTATTTAAACTCCACACCTTAGTGGGGCTAGTTTTTATTCCAGGTTTGTTGTTCTTTAGTGCTACCGGTTTAACCTGGTCAAAGTGGGCAGGTGACCACTTCTTTAGTGCTTTAAAAAGTTGGCATCAAAATCGACCTGCTTTATTAGTGGATATACCGCATGAAGATTCCTTATCAAACGAGCATCATGCCCCACTTGAAATGTCAGCAGAACAGCATTCATCATTTGATGGGAGTAAGCAGTGGTTATCAACTAGCCAGCATCCGATGGTTGAGATGTCGCCTGCAACGTATCAACCTTCATTTCAAGATGTGTTGAATGTGGCTCGACGAGCAGGTTTGACGGCTTCAAAAATTGAAATTCGCCCCTCACAATTACCCGAGAAAGCGTGGGTGGTCGCTGAAATCAATCGTTCTTTACCAATTCAAGTAGACGATATTGCTATTGATCCTTTAACAGGTAAGGTTGTGGCACAACGCCATTTTAAAGACTATCCGATACTCGCCAAAATCAGTATGTGGGGCGTGGATTTTCATATGGGGAATTGGGGACTGTGGAACCAAATTTTATTAACCTTAATATCATTGGCTTTGATTGCATTGATTTTATGCGGTTATCTGATGTGGTTGAAAAAACGATACCTACCCATTAGCAGTCGTACTCAGACCCTGCCTCAGATTTTTATGAAATTTAATCGTTTCAATCAATGTCTGTTATTCGTGTTTACGGTACTAATTGGTTGGGCAATGCCCGTTTTGGGGGTTAGTGTACTGTGCTTATTATGGGTAGAGTTTTATCTGATGTACCGTAAAAAGACATAAAACAATGCTTAACACGCACTATCTCCAGTAAATGGAGCAAAATATCTTAATGCACGACTGCCCAGCTGATAATATTCGATATCGAGTTTAGGGGTAAGATTCTTATCTCTTGCTCCTTCCTTGTAACCATATAGTTTTTCGATCTTATAAGCTATGAATCAAAATATCAATGTACTCAACCTTTTCGGGTACTTTGGGCATGAGGATGGTAAATGAATTTTACTGGTTAATAAATTTCGCAAGTATATACTTGCTAGGGTGAAAATAGATTTTTTTGTAAATCTGTATTGGGATAACGGAGACCTAAATTTTAAAAAGTTGTTTTTTTGCTACAAAAAATATTTCAACGCAAAAAAATGATAACTAAATGAAAAATGTTTTTCGGGAGGGCATGACTAATTATAAGAAAGCAACGATTGGTGTGGGTGCTTCTTATACTTGGTAATGACAAGTTAGTTAAATAAGTCAATAACGGGTTCCTTAGGAACCCGTTATTTATTCTCTGGCCAAGGCGGTAATAGGGTTTAGTCTCGCTGCATGATGAGATGGCATTTTTGGTTATATGCGTTTTTTTGCACACATATGTTTCAAATTTATTTCATTCAGAATAGCTTGCAACGTCAATGTTTCGCTGTGTTTGATTGGAAATGTATGTGGATTAACTGATTTGATGAGATGGCTTTAAATAAATTTTTACTGTAAACTTATAGAAATTTTTTGATGAAAAAAGGTGATAACGATGAAAAAAGTAAGTTTATATGGCATTGCATTATTAACATTGATTACCCCCCCCCCATTAGCTCATGCTGAAGATTGTAGTGGTCTGAATAAAGGCACTGGGCAAGGCTTGGCATGTGGTATGTTCTCCGAAGCAACTGACATTACAAATATTGCATTGGGACCATCTGCTGCAGCAACACAGGGTGGAGCTGTAGCTATTGGTATAAACTCTGAATCATCCGGTATAGGATCTGTTGCACTGGGTAGTTTTAGCAATAGTAATGGTATATTTACAATAGCTCTTGGTTCGGGGGCACAAACGCATAATAAAGATAAAACTACTGATACCTTTACTGTAGATGCTAAGAATAATTCAGTTGCTACTAAAACAGATGATGGCTATGTCATCACTTTTAAGGAGAGAGAGGTCGATGCGATGATTGCTGATCCCAACAGAGGTCCACAATATTCTTCAATTGCGCTTGGCGCAACGAGCCGAACTTATGGGGCGTCAGCCATTGCCATGGGAGGGTTTGCGACTGCTTATGGTCATCTTTCTACAGCGGTTGGTAATGTTGCTCAAACGGGTAGTGATGGTGCCAGTGCTTTTGGGGATCACAGCCAAGCGACTGGAAAATCTTCTCTTGCATTAGGTCGGTATGCTGTGGCTAAAACAGCTTATTCAGTGGCTTCAGGGTATAAAGCCAAAGCAGAAGGCGAACGTGCGATAGCCATGGGCGTAAATTCTCAATCTTCAGGAAGATATTCTACGGCGATTGGTGTGGATTCTAAAGCTTCTGGCGTACGTGCAGTTGCTTTAGGTACAACAGCTAAAGCTGAAAAAGAAAAATCAATGGCATTAGGTGATCAATCTACAGCAAATGCTAACAAAGCAACAGCGGTGGGCGCAGGTGCTTCTGCTACACATGAGAATTCTGTTGCTTTAGGTAGTGATTCAACTACGAAACAAGACAATTCCGTATCGGTAGGTTCTAACGCCAACGGTCAAGAAACCACTCGTACTATTACCAATGTAACAGCTGGTGAGAATGATACGGACGCCGTGAACGTGAGTCAGCTTAAAGAGTATGTATCTAATAACGGTGCTGCAGCTGTTGCACCACAATTAACCAATATTTCTAACCAAGTGGCAGGACTTAGTAATGCTGTAGATAAAAACCGTAAACAAGCTTCCTCAGGTATTGCGGCAGTTGCTGCTATGGCTAATATTCCCGTTCCTTCAGTGATTGGTAAAAATACAGTAGGAGTCGGTTTAGGTTATCATGATGGTCAGTCAGCATTAGCGATTGGTGCGGCTCGTTACTTTGAAAATCGTATTGCGGTTAAAGCCAGTATTGCAACCGGCATGACTAATCATAAGAAAGCAACGATTGGTGTGGGTGCTTCTTATACTTGGTAATGACAACAAAGTTAGCTAAATAAGTCAATAACGGGTTCCTAAGGAACCCGTTATTTTTATTCTCTGGCTAAGGCGGTAATTGGGTTTAGTCTCGCTGCATTGCGAGCTGGCATATAACCAAAGATTACGCCAATTAAGGTAGAACATAAGACTGCTGCAACGATGGAAAACGTTGAGAAAATCATTACAAATTCGCTACTGCTGGCATTGAAAATTCCGCCCACGATAAAGGAAAGTATAATTCCTGTAATACCGCCAATCAGACAAATCAATACCGCCTCCATCAGAAATTGTTGGAGAATGCTAGATTGTCTAGCTCCTATTGCCATTCGTACGCCAATTTCTTTGGTGCGTTCTGTTACCGACACCAACATAATATTCATCACGCCAATACCGCCTACAATCAGTGAAATCAAAGCGATGGATGAAATCAAAATTTTCATGGTATTGGTGGTATTTTCAATCGTTTGCTTAATCGTATCGGTGTTCATCACGAAAAAGTCTTTTTTGCCATGACGCATGGTCAGCAATTCAGTTAAGTTTTTCTCAGCTACTTGGCTATTGATATCATCCTTGACTTTCACGGTAATAGAATCAATATGACGATCGCCTGAGATTTTATTCATGGCAGTGGTGTAGGGGATCCAGATATTGAGGTAGTTGCTTTGCATCCCCATGTTGTTTTGGGTTTTGGCTACTCCAATAATACGTAATGGCTTTTTATTCACCATAATGACTTTGCCAATTGGGGAGACAGAGTGAAATACTTGCTGAAACGTATTTTGATCGATAACGGCTACTTGTTCGCTATGTTTCACTTGTTCTTGTGTAAAGAATTGTCCTTCGATGGATTGGATACCTTTAACATCAAAAAATTGAACGCCCACGCCTTTGATGTAAGCCGTATAGCTGTTACTACCGTAGGTGAGGGTGCCACTGACGGAGCTGTTAGGAGTGGAACTAACGATGTAACTTTGGCGAGCTAATATATCCGAATCAGCCACCGTTAGATTGCGTACCCGATCGGCACGACGGTCACCAAAGCCTTTACCATTCATGATGTCCATCGTGTTGGTGCCTAATGCACTAATGTTTGAGAGAATTTTTTGTTGTGATCCATTACCTAGGGCCACCACGCTAACGACTGACGTAATGCCAATGATAATGCCCAACATGGTGAGCAAAGAACGCAGCTTATGAGCAATAATGGCTTGAATCGACATTTTAAAAGACTCAAATAATTGGTCTTTATAAAATCGCCAAGTTCGTTTGGCTTGTTGAATCTCGACGGGTTTATCTACAATATCCGTGCTTTTGCTTTCATCGCGAATAATGGTGCCATCTTTGATTTC
It contains:
- a CDS encoding YadA family autotransporter adhesin, coding for MKKVSLYGIALLTLITPPPLAHAEDCSGLNKGTGQGLACGMFSEATDITNIALGPSAAATQGGAVAIGINSESSGIGSVALGSFSNSNGIFTIALGSGAQTHNKDKTTDTFTVDAKNNSVATKTDDGYVITFKEREVDAMIADPNRGPQYSSIALGATSRTYGASAIAMGGFATAYGHLSTAVGNVAQTGSDGASAFGDHSQATGKSSLALGRYAVAKTAYSVASGYKAKAEGERAIAMGVNSQSSGRYSTAIGVDSKASGVRAVALGTTAKAEKEKSMALGDQSTANANKATAVGAGASATHENSVALGSDSTTKQDNSVSVGSNANGQETTRTITNVTAGENDTDAVNVSQLKEYVSNNGAAAVAPQLTNISNQVAGLSNAVDKNRKQASSGIAAVAAMANIPVPSVIGKNTVGVGLGYHDGQSALAIGAARYFENRIAVKASIATGMTNHKKATIGVGASYTW
- the trhP gene encoding prephenate-dependent tRNA uridine(34) hydroxylase TrhP, which encodes MKSPELLLPAGGLERMRAAFDFGADAVYAGQPRYSLRARNNEFVRLEKLKEGIDEAHARGKKFFLASNILPHNSKLKTYLDDLVPVMELKPDALIMADPGLIMKVKERFPEAEIHLSVQANTTNYWGVQFWQKMGISRVILSRELSIDEIAEIRQECPDIELEVFVHGALCIAYSGRCLLSGYFNQRDPNQGTCTNSCRWDYKLHPAAESDAGDAIPYQALDGFDFDKAREEANASFAACGGAPRHPAADQVYLLEEGNRPGQYMPIMEDEHGTYIMNSKDLRAVEQVERLVKIGVDSLKVEGRTKSLYYVARVAQVYRRAIDDAVAGRPFNPELLSDLEGLANRGYTPGFLERHQTQEYQNYLHGYSIARRSQYAGVVLSVDEEGWATIDVKNRFELGDKLEVIHPSGNMILEVKAMKLAQDNSDMEIAPGNGIQVKVPGMQGKNGALIAKLLSAPHRC
- a CDS encoding MacB family efflux pump subunit, producing MNIIELQGINKYFGSDNNRTHVLKNIHLSIKKGDFVAIVGTSGSGKSTLMNIIGCLDTADSGSYTIDGKEISHFNADELSDLRQKKFGFIFQRYNLLSTLNAADNVALPAIYSGMDQKSRHERAISLLDKLGLKDKIYNKPNQLSGGQQQRVSIARALMNGGEIILADEPTGALDSASGQTVMEIIQQLHAEGHTIILVTHDKQIAEYANRVIEIKDGTIIRDESKSTDIVDKPVEIQQAKRTWRFYKDQLFESFKMSIQAIIAHKLRSLLTMLGIIIGITSVVSVVALGNGSQQKILSNISALGTNTMDIMNGKGFGDRRADRVRNLTVADSDILARQSYIVSSTPNSSVSGTLTYGSNSYTAYIKGVGVQFFDVKGIQSIEGQFFTQEQVKHSEQVAVIDQNTFQQVFHSVSPIGKVIMVNKKPLRIIGVAKTQNNMGMQSNYLNIWIPYTTAMNKISGDRHIDSITVKVKDDINSQVAEKNLTELLTMRHGKKDFFVMNTDTIKQTIENTTNTMKILISSIALISLIVGGIGVMNIMLVSVTERTKEIGVRMAIGARQSSILQQFLMEAVLICLIGGITGIILSFIVGGIFNASSSEFVMIFSTFSIVAAVLCSTLIGVIFGYMPARNAARLNPITALARE
- the ahpC gene encoding alkyl hydroperoxide reductase subunit C → MSLINSQLLPFKVQAFKQGEFKTVTEKDLLGKWSVLFFYPADFTFVCPTELEDLADNYAEFQKLGVEIYSVSTDTHFCHKAWHDHSPAIKKVNYTMLADPTHVLSRNFNVLIEEEGIALRGTFLINPEGQIKLAEVNDNGIGREAGELLRKVKAAQYIAAHPGEVCPAKWKEGAATLKPSLDLVGKI
- the ahpF gene encoding alkyl hydroperoxide reductase subunit F, which produces MLDEAIKLQLKTYLERVSLPIELQANLGSDEKSAELKTLLEEIATLSDKVTYKEVSTSGRQPAFSIVRTGTDIAVTFAGIPMGHEFSSLVLALLQVGGYPAKLSDEVVQQIKNLPGEYVFETYFSLSCQNCPDVVQALNAMSVINPKIKHVAIDGALFQDEVERLEIMSVPAVYLNGELFGQGRSNVEEILAKLDTGAADRKAQELSQKEPFDVLVIGGGPSGSAAAVYAARKGIRTGVVAERFGGQVQDTNDIENFISVLKTEGPHLASALEEHVRSYGVDIMNMQRAAKLIPGEQDITVELESGATLKAKSVILSTGARWRNMNVPGEEEYRTKGVAYCPHCDGPLFKGKDVAVIGGGNSGVEAAIDLAGVVKHVTLIERNPQLRADEVLQRKLRSLENVTIITNGATLEVHGDGKKVNGLSYQDLETEEVKRLDLEGIFVQIGLVPNTEWLKGTVALSKFGEIEIDNRCHTSVKGVFAAGDCTTVPYKQIIIAMGEGAKASLSAFDHLIRS
- a CDS encoding PepSY-associated TM helix domain-containing protein, with protein sequence MDQKSAWIIFCQRLHRYIGVIIAPFMLLVAVTGILYVWSPQIEKVVYHDLLFQDSFGQPTSLDAQVRAAIQVYPELERLKSIRPASDPQGTTRVMFSFDGASSGESWAVFVNPITLDVQGQAVVYGTSGALPLRNFLSQLHRKLGLSEYIRAYSELVASWLWIAVISGVFLYWVSRSQSSKLFKLHTLVGLVFIPGLLFFSATGLTWSKWAGDHFFSALKSWHQNRPALLVDIPHEDSLSNEHHAPLEMSAEQHSSFDGSKQWLSTSQHPMVEMSPATYQPSFQDVLNVARRAGLTASKIEIRPSQLPEKAWVVAEINRSLPIQVDDIAIDPLTGKVVAQRHFKDYPILAKISMWGVDFHMGNWGLWNQILLTLISLALIALILCGYLMWLKKRYLPISSRTQTLPQIFMKFNRFNQCLLFVFTVLIGWAMPVLGVSVLCLLWVEFYLMYRKKT